A genomic region of Caldicellulosiruptor acetigenus contains the following coding sequences:
- a CDS encoding YifB family Mg chelatase-like AAA ATPase, which translates to MLAKVLTSSYLGIKGYIVTVETDMSNGLPSFDIVGLPDVTIKEAKERIRVAIKNSGFDFPTRKIIVNLAPASTRKEGSSFDLPVAISVLKSSEQISPKISPQEIAIIGELSLDGSVKRVDGALLMTIAALENGIKKIIVPYENRAECSVVRGIDVFPVKTLKEAVEILDDPQSSTPYKVEIDKMNLLESFTYDVDFSEVKGQEYVKRAVEVAVAGMHNLLLIGPPGSGKTMIAQRIPTILPQMTFEESLEVTKIYSCAGLLKDGQALVTARPFRSPHHTSSSIAIIGGGKVPKPGEVSLAHNGVLFLDEFPEFDKKTIEVLRQPLEDGYVTISRVNASIEYPARFMLVCAMNPCKCGYFLSDERECTCTPAQIKQYLSRISGPILDRIDVQVEVKSVKLENFNSSICKDSAAMRKEVERARQIQLERFKGLGIFYNSQMKGSLVNKFCKLSKKEKQLLERAFTTLGLSLRGYTKILKVARTIADLEGSEEIKTEHLQEAISYRLLERKLI; encoded by the coding sequence ATGCTTGCAAAAGTTTTGACATCTTCTTACCTTGGCATAAAAGGCTATATTGTTACAGTTGAAACAGACATGTCAAATGGCCTTCCGAGTTTTGATATAGTCGGCCTTCCTGATGTGACTATTAAAGAAGCTAAAGAAAGAATAAGAGTAGCAATAAAGAACAGTGGCTTTGACTTTCCAACCAGAAAAATAATTGTAAATCTTGCGCCTGCAAGTACCAGAAAGGAAGGCTCATCTTTTGACCTGCCTGTAGCTATTTCTGTGTTAAAATCGTCTGAGCAGATAAGCCCTAAAATCAGCCCGCAGGAGATTGCAATAATTGGAGAGCTTTCTCTTGATGGAAGTGTCAAAAGGGTGGATGGGGCTTTACTTATGACAATCGCAGCTTTGGAAAATGGTATCAAAAAGATTATTGTCCCTTATGAGAACAGGGCAGAATGTAGCGTTGTGAGAGGAATTGATGTTTTTCCTGTGAAAACTTTAAAAGAAGCTGTTGAGATTTTGGATGACCCTCAAAGTAGCACACCTTATAAGGTTGAAATAGATAAGATGAATCTTCTTGAATCTTTTACGTATGACGTTGATTTTTCAGAGGTAAAAGGGCAAGAGTATGTCAAAAGAGCAGTTGAGGTAGCAGTGGCAGGAATGCACAACCTTCTTTTAATTGGTCCACCAGGAAGCGGCAAAACCATGATTGCTCAACGCATACCCACAATTTTGCCACAAATGACCTTTGAAGAAAGCCTGGAAGTGACAAAGATTTACAGCTGTGCAGGGCTTTTGAAAGATGGGCAGGCGCTTGTCACTGCAAGACCTTTTAGAAGTCCTCATCACACCTCTTCTTCGATTGCTATAATTGGCGGTGGTAAGGTTCCAAAACCAGGAGAGGTTTCACTTGCACACAATGGAGTTCTGTTTTTGGATGAGTTTCCTGAGTTTGATAAAAAGACTATAGAAGTTCTTCGCCAGCCTCTTGAGGATGGATATGTGACAATTTCGAGAGTCAACGCATCTATTGAATATCCTGCAAGGTTTATGCTTGTTTGTGCCATGAACCCTTGCAAATGTGGTTATTTTTTGTCTGATGAAAGGGAGTGCACGTGTACACCCGCTCAAATAAAGCAGTATCTTAGCAGGATTTCTGGTCCTATTTTGGACAGGATTGATGTTCAGGTTGAAGTAAAGTCTGTAAAGCTTGAAAACTTCAATTCCTCAATTTGCAAAGATTCAGCAGCTATGAGAAAAGAGGTAGAAAGAGCAAGGCAAATTCAGCTTGAAAGGTTCAAAGGGCTTGGCATATTTTATAATTCTCAGATGAAAGGGTCACTTGTAAACAAATTTTGCAAACTTTCAAAGAAAGAAAAGCAGCTTTTAGAAAGAGCGTTTACTACTTTGGGACTGTCACTTAGAGGATATACCAAAATTTTGAAAGTTGCAAGAACAATTGCTGATTTAGAAGGAAGCGAAGAGATAAAGACAGAGCACCTGCAAGAGGCAATCTCTTACAGGCTCTTGGAAAGAAAGCTTATTTAG
- a CDS encoding metal ABC transporter permease, protein MLQYEFMQRAFLAGVLVALMTSLAGNFLVLKRFSQMGDSLSHTAIVGVAASLLFNFSPTIGAIISTVGFAVVLEYFKSKFKRFEEISLALVSITALGLASVLFGILKSSSNLMSFLFGSIVAIGNEDVWIIFAVCLVTVTFIAMFRKRLIFATFDEVSAKVSGINTKLLDFLLSIVSATIIAVSIKIVGGLLISSLIVFPTAIAMRFSKNFKMLQIVSLLVSLIAVIVGLTSSYYVDIPPGGATVLTFLVIFFIAELISVAGKRKTATISK, encoded by the coding sequence ATGCTTCAATATGAATTTATGCAAAGAGCTTTTTTAGCAGGTGTGCTGGTTGCACTTATGACCTCGCTTGCAGGAAACTTTCTTGTTTTAAAGAGGTTTTCACAGATGGGAGACTCTCTTTCACACACAGCAATTGTGGGCGTTGCAGCCTCCCTTCTTTTTAATTTTAGTCCAACCATTGGCGCAATTATCTCAACAGTTGGATTTGCTGTAGTTCTCGAGTATTTCAAATCAAAATTTAAACGGTTTGAAGAAATATCTCTTGCACTTGTTTCAATCACTGCCTTGGGCCTTGCATCAGTTCTGTTTGGAATTTTAAAAAGTAGTAGCAACTTAATGAGCTTTCTTTTCGGAAGCATAGTCGCAATTGGAAATGAAGATGTATGGATTATCTTTGCAGTATGCCTTGTAACAGTCACTTTTATAGCTATGTTCAGAAAAAGACTTATTTTTGCTACATTTGATGAAGTTAGCGCAAAGGTCTCAGGAATAAACACAAAACTCCTTGACTTTTTGCTGAGTATTGTTTCAGCAACAATAATTGCTGTTTCAATCAAGATTGTAGGCGGTCTTTTAATCTCAAGCCTGATTGTATTTCCCACAGCAATCGCAATGAGGTTTTCAAAAAACTTCAAAATGCTTCAAATAGTTTCACTTTTAGTCTCTCTAATTGCAGTAATAGTGGGGCTCACTTCCTCTTACTATGTTGACATTCCACCTGGGGGTGCAACAGTTTTGACATTTTTGGTAATCTTCTTTATAGCCGAACTAATAAGTGTGGCAGGGAAAAGAAAAACTGCCACCATCTCTAAATAA
- a CDS encoding metal ABC transporter ATP-binding protein, with the protein MIELIDVNFYIDQKRILKDINLKVQKGEFAAIVGPNGSGKTTLLNIISGIYTPTSGKRLIFGKQNLTPQDRQKISFVPQKVTNFNQSFPLSVFETVLLGLVPKKGLFQRFSKQDFEKAERILEKLQIKQLKNRLIGQLSGGQQQRVFLARALISDPQILLLDEPTVGIDSLSEQLLFEILGEKKKEGTTILMVTHDVYAVTQHADTIICMGDGMIYTACSAKDFSPSKFESLYKYKIKKIEHRHSYTKKE; encoded by the coding sequence ATGATTGAACTTATAGATGTAAACTTTTATATTGACCAGAAAAGAATTCTAAAAGACATAAACCTCAAAGTTCAAAAAGGTGAGTTTGCTGCCATAGTCGGACCAAACGGTTCAGGGAAGACTACACTTTTGAATATAATCTCAGGAATTTACACCCCTACAAGTGGAAAAAGACTAATATTTGGTAAACAGAATCTTACCCCGCAGGATAGGCAGAAAATATCCTTTGTTCCTCAAAAGGTCACAAATTTTAACCAGAGCTTCCCTTTGAGCGTTTTTGAAACTGTACTTTTAGGATTGGTGCCAAAAAAGGGATTATTTCAGAGATTTTCAAAGCAAGACTTTGAAAAAGCCGAACGCATTTTAGAAAAGCTTCAAATAAAGCAGCTCAAAAACAGGCTCATAGGCCAGCTTTCTGGCGGACAGCAACAAAGAGTGTTTTTAGCCCGCGCACTCATATCCGACCCGCAAATACTTCTTTTAGACGAGCCAACTGTCGGGATAGACAGTCTCTCTGAGCAGCTTCTTTTTGAAATTCTTGGGGAGAAAAAGAAAGAAGGAACCACAATATTGATGGTAACACACGATGTGTATGCTGTAACTCAGCATGCTGATACCATTATCTGTATGGGGGATGGTATGATTTACACTGCTTGCAGCGCAAAAGACTTTTCCCCCTCAAAGTTTGAAAGTTTGTACAAATACAAAATCAAGAAAATTGAGCACAGACATTCTTATACTAAAAAAGAATAA
- a CDS encoding metal ABC transporter substrate-binding protein — translation MKRIKLLFIVLLVSIIVFLSGCKNEVLTTTKGTVYTTIYPLYSITKLIAGQKITVEKLVKDGAEIHSFEPSSRDIAKLTSAKAVIYLGLVDEWVKKPLEGTKVKIFRASEGIEFVDSDPHIWTSPRLLKKIARNIEYALTSLDPKNKSYYQQNASKLIASLDKLDKEFSSVVKNSKRKEFLIAHPSFGYLAKDYSLKQYSITGVNEEEEPSAQKMKEIVQLIKEKNIKYILVDPNENLPAVKTIAKDTGVKIVNIYGMGIVSASQVKNETILSLMEKNLKAFEMVLK, via the coding sequence ATGAAGAGGATAAAGCTACTATTTATAGTTCTGCTTGTTAGCATTATAGTTTTCTTGAGTGGATGCAAAAATGAAGTTTTAACTACCACCAAAGGCACAGTCTACACTACCATCTATCCTTTGTATTCTATTACAAAACTTATAGCAGGACAGAAGATAACAGTTGAAAAGCTTGTAAAGGACGGTGCGGAGATTCACTCATTTGAACCATCTTCACGTGACATTGCCAAGCTTACATCAGCAAAAGCGGTGATATATCTCGGGCTTGTTGATGAATGGGTTAAAAAACCTCTTGAGGGCACAAAGGTCAAAATTTTTAGAGCATCTGAAGGTATAGAGTTTGTAGATAGTGACCCTCATATATGGACATCACCGAGGCTTTTAAAGAAAATAGCAAGAAACATTGAGTATGCCTTGACAAGCTTAGATCCAAAAAACAAAAGTTATTACCAACAAAATGCTTCAAAGCTGATTGCAAGTCTTGATAAGCTTGATAAGGAATTTTCTTCTGTTGTGAAAAATTCAAAAAGAAAAGAATTTCTAATTGCCCATCCCTCTTTTGGATACTTAGCAAAAGACTACAGCCTCAAGCAGTATTCAATTACCGGTGTGAATGAAGAAGAAGAGCCCTCGGCTCAAAAAATGAAAGAGATTGTTCAGCTTATAAAGGAAAAGAACATAAAGTACATTCTTGTTGACCCAAATGAAAATTTGCCTGCTGTAAAGACAATCGCAAAAGACACTGGCGTCAAAATTGTGAACATCTACGGAATGGGAATTGTAAGTGCATCTCAAGTAAAAAATGAGACAATACTCAGCCTTATGGAAAAGAACTTAAAAGCATTTGAGATGGTTTTAAAATAA
- a CDS encoding Fur family transcriptional regulator, translating into MKHQDVKSILNSHNIKATRQRVEIYKVLQKAQQCLSADEILQALEAQNLKIDLATVYRNLELFVQNGIAVKSTINRKHFFEIKKSSHHHYFVCIKCNTKAEIVDCKINLIEEELNKMNFKILEHNLEVYGICDKCCGREE; encoded by the coding sequence ATGAAGCATCAAGATGTAAAGTCAATTCTAAACTCGCACAATATAAAAGCCACGCGGCAGAGAGTTGAAATATATAAGGTTTTGCAAAAGGCACAGCAGTGTTTATCTGCCGATGAGATACTGCAAGCTCTTGAAGCTCAAAACTTGAAAATTGACCTTGCAACGGTTTACAGAAACCTTGAACTTTTTGTTCAAAATGGTATAGCAGTAAAATCTACTATCAACAGAAAGCATTTTTTTGAGATAAAGAAAAGTAGCCATCATCACTATTTTGTATGTATAAAGTGCAATACAAAAGCCGAAATTGTAGACTGTAAGATAAATTTAATTGAAGAGGAACTAAACAAAATGAACTTTAAAATTCTAGAACATAATTTAGAAGTGTATGGAATATGCGATAAATGTTGTGGGAGGGAAGAATAA
- a CDS encoding ArsR/SmtB family transcription factor: MTRLNEILYALSDTTRLRILNILAHREQNVSSLVQLIQESQPKVSRHLAYLKNVGLIEARNHAQKRIYSIKEDVFEKYPFLKALIQDLAKVDIFANDLRLLSSLT, encoded by the coding sequence ATGACAAGGCTGAATGAAATACTGTATGCTCTTTCAGACACAACAAGGCTCAGAATTTTAAATATATTGGCCCACCGCGAACAAAATGTAAGCAGTCTTGTTCAGTTGATTCAGGAAAGTCAGCCAAAAGTGTCTCGTCACCTTGCTTATCTTAAAAATGTTGGGCTCATAGAAGCCAGAAACCATGCGCAAAAAAGAATTTATTCAATAAAAGAGGATGTTTTTGAAAAATACCCATTTTTAAAAGCTCTCATTCAAGACCTTGCGAAAGTAGATATATTTGCGAATGATTTGAGACTTTTGTCCTCTCTTACTTAA
- a CDS encoding radical SAM protein: MELPKKIIGEAVLKQVIRYLSNNPEENIGKILDLTEKIVRRERDKWYIQNAKKYLLDPNSSWHHYAMRIIKETNPRVRERILINFFLNAGFIGVPKQLELIKKYDINIPYAILIDPTAACNLHCKGCWAGEYHKAAKLDYEILDRVVKEAQELGIYFIIFSGGEPLLRKDDILKLCEKYEDTVFLSFTNATLIDDEFIEKVAKVGNLAFAISIDGFEKSTDERRGQGVFKKVVTAMEKLKEAGVVFGFSTTYHRYNVEEVSSDEYVDFLIEKGAKFGWYFTYVPVGKDADISYMATPEQRAYMYKRIEEIRWSKPIFVLDFWNDGEPAGGCIAGGRRYLHINANGDVEPCAFIHFSNVNIKECSLLEALKSPLFMAYRKNIPFNENHLRPCPMIDNPLKLKKIVEESGARPTQIGGETETAEELANKLIEYSEAWGKVADKLWEQRKQGIPQNKVDLSVIQEIKS, encoded by the coding sequence ATGGAACTTCCAAAGAAGATAATAGGTGAAGCTGTGTTAAAGCAGGTAATTAGATATCTTTCGAATAATCCGGAGGAGAACATAGGCAAGATTTTGGACCTTACAGAGAAAATAGTAAGGCGTGAGAGGGACAAGTGGTATATTCAAAACGCAAAGAAATATTTGCTTGACCCGAACAGTTCTTGGCATCACTATGCAATGAGGATTATTAAGGAGACAAATCCAAGAGTGCGAGAGAGGATTCTTATCAATTTCTTCCTGAATGCTGGTTTTATTGGTGTTCCAAAACAGCTTGAGCTTATCAAGAAATATGACATAAATATTCCATATGCAATTTTGATTGACCCGACAGCCGCTTGTAACCTGCATTGCAAAGGATGCTGGGCAGGAGAGTATCACAAGGCTGCAAAACTTGACTATGAAATACTTGACAGAGTTGTAAAAGAGGCTCAGGAGCTTGGAATTTACTTTATAATCTTCTCAGGTGGAGAGCCGCTTCTCAGGAAGGACGATATTCTAAAGCTTTGTGAAAAGTACGAAGACACAGTATTCCTGTCATTTACGAATGCTACTTTGATTGACGATGAGTTCATTGAAAAGGTTGCAAAAGTGGGCAACTTGGCATTTGCAATTAGTATAGACGGATTTGAAAAGTCAACAGACGAAAGACGCGGCCAAGGTGTATTCAAGAAGGTTGTAACTGCAATGGAAAAGCTCAAAGAAGCAGGCGTTGTGTTTGGATTTTCAACAACATATCACAGATACAATGTAGAAGAGGTATCTTCTGATGAATATGTGGACTTCTTGATAGAAAAAGGTGCAAAGTTTGGATGGTACTTTACTTATGTTCCTGTTGGAAAAGATGCAGACATCTCTTACATGGCAACACCAGAGCAAAGAGCTTACATGTACAAGAGAATAGAAGAGATAAGATGGTCAAAACCGATATTTGTGCTTGATTTCTGGAACGATGGTGAGCCTGCTGGTGGGTGCATTGCAGGCGGAAGAAGATACCTTCATATCAACGCAAACGGTGATGTTGAACCTTGCGCATTTATCCATTTTTCAAATGTCAATATAAAAGAATGTTCGCTTTTGGAGGCTTTAAAATCTCCACTGTTTATGGCATACAGAAAGAATATTCCATTTAATGAAAATCATCTACGACCATGTCCTATGATAGACAATCCACTCAAACTCAAAAAGATTGTTGAAGAATCGGGTGCACGTCCAACTCAGATTGGTGGTGAGACAGAGACAGCTGAAGAACTTGCAAACAAACTTATTGAATATTCAGAAGCTTGGGGCAAGGTTGCAGATAAGCTTTGGGAGCAAAGAAAACAAGGTATTCCTCAGAACAAAGTTGATTTATCTGTGATTCAAGAGATCAAAAGTTAA
- a CDS encoding glycerol-3-phosphate acyltransferase — MKKQGSIPFSYIITKKFFNKDITHFYDKNPGATNAFRTSRNKKSKPSLSWEIACFKLQFFRQL; from the coding sequence ATGAAAAAACAAGGAAGCATTCCTTTTTCGTATATTATCACAAAGAAGTTCTTCAATAAAGATATTACCCATTTTTATGACAAAAACCCAGGTGCCACAAATGCATTCAGAACATCAAGGAATAAAAAAAGCAAGCCATCCCTTTCTTGGGAAATAGCTTGCTTTAAGTTACAATTCTTTCGCCAACTTTAA